One stretch of Zingiber officinale cultivar Zhangliang chromosome 6B, Zo_v1.1, whole genome shotgun sequence DNA includes these proteins:
- the LOC121991600 gene encoding aspartic proteinase nepenthesin-1-like, which translates to MAHLFLFTLLALSSSLPSIFAAHTAGFHLRLTHVDSGKPFSSTGRIHHLVQRSLHRRKVLESRLANNPSASFNVPVKASMFDYFIEYSIGTPKLPVTGVLDTGSEVVWAKCRPCSEQCDEKGIGIYDPSKSSTFSKLPCSSPLYDYQPLKSVSVPKCEYVYVYGSAMINGFLATETFSLGAESPTVNLTFGCNRLVKGTFSGASGVVGLGQGKLSLVSQLNLGRFSYCLTPFKSSSKSHLILGDLASAKKASSGEVQSTPFLNATDQYYVAMRGISIGVNLLPIPASVFEYSKEESTGVVVDSGSGQTQLPQSAFDVIKKELQSLVGLRVKDMSKTVGLDLCFGLSSWPPPPLPDMVFHFDNGADMRMPQMNYMFTDKRTRAYCLVMRPGQNGDKLTIIGNYQQQNMHIIYDVASRMLLFESTPCESF; encoded by the coding sequence ATGGCACACTTGTTCTTGTTTACACTGCTTGCATTGTCCTCCTCTCTTCCCTCAATCTTTGCTGCTCATACCGCCGGCTTTCATCTCCGGTTGACCCACGTCGACTCCGGGAAACCCTTTAGCTCGACTGGCCGCATTCATCACCTCGTGCAACGGAGTCTCCATCGTCGAAAAGTTCTCGAATCTAGGCTAGCAAATAACCCCTCTGCATCCTTCAATGTTCCTGTCAAAGCTTCCATGTTCGACTACTTCATAGAATACTCCATAGGGACTCCAAAGCTCCCCGTGACCGGCGTCCTCGACACCGGAAGTGAGGTCGTCTGGGCCAAGTGTCGCCCCTGCAGTGAGCAATGCGATGAGAAAGGCATAGGCATTTATGACCCGTCGAAATCCTCCACCTTCTCCAAGCTCCCCTGCTCCAGTCCTCTGTATGATTACCAGCCACTCAAGTCCGTCAGCGTGCCAAAATGTgaatatgtttatgtttatgggTCGGCGATGATCAACGGATTCTTGGCGACAGAGACGTTTTCGCTCGGCGCTGAGTCACCGACGGTCAACTTGACTTTCGGCTGCAACAGACTTGTCAAGGGCACTTTCTCAGGCGCCTCCGGCGTCGTCGGCCTCGGCCAAGGAAAACTCTCGTTGGTTTCTCAGCTTAATTTGGGAAGGTTTTCTTATTGTCTCACTCCGTTCAAAAGCTCGAGCAAAAGCCACCTTATCCTCGGCGATTTAGCGAGCGCGAAGAAGGCGAGTTCCGGCGAAGTGCAATCGACGCCTTTTCTGAATGCCACCGACCAGTACTACGTCGCCATGAGAGGTATTTCCATCGGCGTGAACCTCCTGCCCATTCCGGCGTCCGTCTTTGAGTATAGCAAAGAAGAATCTACAGGAGTGGTCGTTGACTCCGGCAGCGGGCAGACGCAGCTGCCGCAGTCGGCGTTCGACGTGATCAAGAAGGAGCTGCAGTCTCTCGTGGGACTTCGGGTGAAAGATATGTCGAAGACTGTTGGCCTTGACCTCTGCTTTGGTTTGTCGTCATGGCCGCCGCCGCCGTTGCCGGACATGGTCTTCCACTTCGACAACGGCGCCGACATGAGGATGCCGCAGATGAACTACATGTTCACCGATAAAAGAACGAGAGCCTATTGCTTAGTTATGCGACCAGGGCAAAACGGAGACAAATTGACCATCATCGGCAACTACCAACAACAAAATATGCACATAATCTACGATGTAGCTTCAAGAATGCTCCTGTTTGAGTCCACCCCTTGTGAAAGCTTTTAA